Proteins encoded together in one Impatiens glandulifera chromosome 1, dImpGla2.1, whole genome shotgun sequence window:
- the LOC124936045 gene encoding uncharacterized mitochondrial protein AtMg00810-like encodes MMSLGFMKCSQEKVVYTKNHEEEVLIVDVYVDDLIVTGSCIKGVEEFKKQMMKEFEMSDLRLLSYYLGIEVDQKKDNIEVKQEAYAKKYPMEAKLQLGKDVEGSLVDPKEYRRIIGCLRYLTHTRPDISYAIEIVSRYIEKPTTLHQQTVKHILRYAKGTTNYGIQLRRGREVEELVCFTDSDLVGDTGDIKSTREMVFYLNGNLIT; translated from the exons atgatgagtctcGGTTTCATGAAGTGTTCTCAAGAGAAGGTTGTGTACACGAAAAACCATGAAGAAGAAGTACTCATTGTTGACGTATACGTCGACGACTTGATTGTGACAGGATCATGCATCAAGGGtgttgaggagttcaaaaaacagatgatgaaggagtttgAGATGAGTGATCTCAGACTACTCTCGTATTATcttggtatcgaggtggaccAGAAGAAAGATAACATCGAGGTGAAGCAGGAAGCTTATGCAAAGAAG TATCCTATGGAAGCAAAGTTGCAACTCGGAAAGGATGTAgaaggaagcttagtggatcCGAAGGAGTATAGACGTATCATCGGGTGTCTCAGGTACTTGACGCACACTCGACCTGATATCTCTTATGCAATTGAAATAGTGAGTCGATACATAGAGAAgcctaccactctacaccaacaaacagtaaaacacattcttcgttacgCGAAGGGAACGACGAATTATGggattcagttaagaagaggacgagaagttgaagaacttgtTTGTTTTACTGACAGCGACCTAGTCGGTGACACAGGTGACATAAAAAGTACTAGAGAGATGGTGTTTTATCTTAACGGGAATCTGATCACTTGA